A single region of the Felis catus isolate Fca126 chromosome F2, F.catus_Fca126_mat1.0, whole genome shotgun sequence genome encodes:
- the RPS20 gene encoding 40S ribosomal protein S20 — translation MAFKDTGKTPVEPEVAIHRIRITLTSRNVKSLEKVCADLIRGAKEKNLKVKGPVRMPTKTLRITTRKTPCGEGSKTWDRFQMRIHKRLIDLHSPSEIVKQITSISIEPGVEVEVTIADA, via the exons ATG GCTTTTAAAGACACCGGGAAGACCCCCGTGGAACCGGAGGTGGCGATTCACCGAATTAGAATCACTCTAACCAGCCGCAACGTAAAATCTTTGGAGAAGG TGTGTGCCGACTTGATCAGAGGCGCCAAGGAAAAGAATCTCAAAGTGAAAGGACCGGTTCGGATGCCCACCAAG ACTCTGAGAATCACTACAAGAAAAACTCCTTGTGGTGAAGGTTCTAAGACTTGGGATCGTTTTCAGATGAGGATCCACAAGCGGCTCATTGATTTGCACAGTCCATCTGAGATTGTTAAGCAGATTACTTCCATCAGTATTGAGCCAGGAGTTGAGGTGGAAGTCACCATTGCAGATGCTTAA